One part of the Sciurus carolinensis chromosome 6, mSciCar1.2, whole genome shotgun sequence genome encodes these proteins:
- the LOC124987448 gene encoding N-alpha-acetyltransferase 50-like has translation MELGDVTPHNIKQLKRLNQVIFPVSYNDKFYKDVLEVGELAKLAYFNDIAVGAVCCRVDHSQNQKRLYIMTLGCLASYRRLGIRTKMLNHVLNICEKDGTFDNIYLHVQISNESAIDFYRKFGFEIIETKKNYYKRIEPADAHVLQKNLKVPSGQNANAQKTDN, from the coding sequence ATGGAGCTGGGAGATGTAACACCACACAATATTAAACAGTTGAAGAGATTGAACCAGGTCATTTTTCCAGTCAGCTACAATGACAAGTTCTACAAGGATGTGCTGGAGGTTGGCGAGCTAGCAAAACTTGCCTATTTCAATGATATTGCTGTAGGTGCAGTATGCTGCAGGGTGGATCATTCACAGAATCAGAAGAGACTTTACATCATGACACTAGGATGTCTTGCATCTTACCGAAGGCTAGGAATAAGAACTAAAATGTTAAATCACGTCCTAAACATCTGTGAAAAAGATGGCACTTTTGACAACATTTATCTGCACGTTCAGATCAGCAATGAGTCAGCAATTGACTTCTACAGGAAGTTTGGCTTTGAGATTATTGAGACAAAGAAGAACTACTATAAGAGGATAGAGCCTGCAGATGCTCATGTGCTTCAGAAAAACCTCAAAGTCCCTTCTGGTCAGAATGCAAATGCGCAGAAAACAGACAACTGA